The window CCATGCGATGGGCTGCCAGTCAGTGCCAACATTAGTGATTGCCTGGCATGCCCTCAGTGATCTTTGCCACCGCTTGTTGTTACCTCTTGAACGCACCAACATGCCTGTAATTCAGAGGGTATGCGCTTCACACCTTGTGTTCATGTGTGGTCTTTACCCGCCATGACTCCACCAGCCTGTGCTCTAGCTGTGCCAGTGAGGAGCCCAGTCGGCACTATATACAAGTAGGACAGCGGGCGTGTGTGGCAGCATCCTCTCTGTTGCTCAAGGTGTCGTAACGGCGCCATCTTGTGAAGAACACAACATAAAGGCAGACACTTGGTTTCCTGCCTGGCAGTGCCTCGCTCTTCACCTCTGGGGTCGtctttcaccacatctgccaagTTTGCCTACTTGGCACCAGTCACAGGACCAGGTTGCCATGGACACCGCGCTGCTGACTGGCATGTCCTCCGTCCTCTCACTACATAGACTTAGCCACATGTGATGCCCCTCATTGTGCCAGCACTCCCTTTTACTTCAGGCACCCTACAGGGCTGCATGGTGCCCCCTAGTGGCGGGTGACCTGTGGCAGTAAAAATCCAGCAGGCTCATCGTGAGGCCCACATTTAGCTTTCTGTTGCTCTGTCATCCAGTGAGGTGACCCAGAAGATGGCAGAGCCAATTGCCTATTTCTTTTTCCAAGGCCACACAgatggcacacacatacactgggcCTGTTTCAAGATGCCAAGCCACCTTATCTGCTTGTCTTGGGCACCAGCTTGGAGGGTACAGGTAGTTGAACACAGGTCCCCAGGGCAGTGAGGCCTGTGTGGTTACAAAGTGGACAAGTAGGAAGCACAGGTGGACGTGTGCCAAGCTGTGCCAAGTTCTGAGCCATACAGCTGTGTCTGGTGTCCATGAGACTTGATGGCATTCCTCCTGGCATCTTTCTAAAAATTGGCTTTGCCCGCCATAAGGTCATTGTGGGCAGTATTCAGTAACTaatcttggacagggtgccaatcaaGAGTCCCCTCATTTACATCTGAACCCAAGACCCTGGAGGTCAGAGGCTACTCCATGTTGCCATAGTAACGTAGACATATCTGGGGTCAAAGGGGGCTGCGGCCAGATAGTCAGATTCTTGAAGGTCACACATTCCTGGAATTCTCATTTGGTGCCACCATGTTGTGCCACCTCCTTGTTTGATGCCCGTAGTTCGAGGCCTGTTGGTCCCGAGTGCTCATTTTCACATCAGAATCCTCTTTGTCTCCATTTTATCCTTGCCAGCTGTGCCCAGCATGTCCCtgctgcagtgggcacaagggAGCCCCAACCTATAGTGTGTGGTGGCATCCAGTTTACCCCTCGTCGGATGGGCATCTGCATGCAAGGGAGCCTCCTTTTGTAACCCAGCATGAGCGAGGCTTAGCAGCCATGGCTCTGGACTGTGTGGCACAAGGCTGCTGGTTCAGTCCCCCTAACTGAAGACTGGCATTGAGGATGCCTGAGACTTGTAGTTACTCAGTTTGTGCCATCTGCTGAAAGCAGGCGTTCTGACAGTGACAAGTGGCACAGAATGCAACGCAGCAGCTCAAAGGCACAGACTGTGACAAAGAGTGCTGATAGGGGGCATCCCAGAGCTGCACAAGTCACAGCAGGGTGGGCATGGGCTTCAGTTTATATGTGTGCAGCAGATGGGCATCAGGGCAGCATCACAGGGGCACACTGGGAGTCGGAGTGGAGATGGCAATGTTGGCAGTGGGTGCATTAGGGAACTGTTCAGTGTGAGGTTGGCACCAGTGGTACTCTGAGGCCTGGCACGCTCTCATTACCGCCCCCTAGTGTGCCTTTTTCTTTCCTGCCACCgcttcagttttctttgtttgcCGTTCAAGATCAGATTGGATTTTTCTCTCAGCAGATGCTTTGTTTGACTTGCTTGTGGTGCCCGCCACCAGTGCCGGTCCACATTCTCCTTGGCAGGAGTGCcagcttgtttattttgtatttcttcatcTTGGCCTTTGCCAGCTGCTGCTTTTCCTCTTCACGCCTTTGTATCCCGCTTTTGCCAGGATTGGCATTTCAGACAAAAGACGGTGCCCCCATGTGTCTTGGGTGACAGCTGCCCCCTGGCTAAAGGTGCATATGGCCAAATGGTGACACCACAGTGGCTGTGGTGCCCAGTGGGTGTGGCGCTGCCAGGTGCCACTAGTGCTTGGTCTCCCCCTGAGCCTTCAGCTTTCTTTTGCCTAAACTGCACATTTCTGAAGGGTGCAGCTGAAATGGAGAGCAGAGGTGCCCGTCAGCCTGGCAGACACCGGCCTGTGACGGCCCCAGCAGGCCATTAGGAAGAGCGAGGGGTAATTGTGTGGAAAATGCAGACGCGCGGAGGCAAAAGTGCAAAGAGGCGGGCAGCCACGGCCGTCAAGGTAAATAAAGAGCCATCTGTGCTGGGCGCCGGCTCGGGCACCGGCATCCCAGCCAAACCCACCAGGGGCTCCTTAGTCAGATGACACTTCCACGATCAGCATCTGTCATGAGGCTTGGTGTCGCCCCCTGTCTACAGCTCACCAACAGAGACCCCCGCTTGAACCATCGCTATGCCCGTCTACACTGCCTACCTGTGTAATCATCTGAAGCTGCCCAGAGACTGGCATCCAATCCTCATTCAGCTCTGCGGTGCCCCCATCTTTAACTTGAAGGGGGCTCAATGAGCTCCATGGTGTCTGCAGGTGGCGCTCATTCAGGGACAGGGTGCCCCCTGTCAGTGGCTCCCCAACAAAGACCCCAGTTTGACTCGTTACTACACTCCTGGAAACCCACTACCGCTGCCCACGCAATTTTCATTCTGCCCTGTGGCGCCACTATCTGTAATCCTGGGTGAGGCTCATTGTGCTGCCTTGAACCCAATGCCACATCTGGCCTCCCTGGCACCTTCTATCTGTAATGCCGTGTGAGACTCATTGAACTCCACAGCGCCCCCTGTCTGTCGCTCTGGGTGAGGCTCCTTCAGCTCTGTGCTGCCCCCTGTCTACTGATCACCTACAGAACTCGGTGTCTGTACCTCTAGAGTGGTGCCCACCTTACTGCCCCTAACACCCGCACCATCCACTGGACTGCCAAACCGGCGCACGCCCTGCAGTGGACGGAGGTCAGAGGTCATGAGGATGGCTGGCTGAACTCCCGTGTTTGTCACTTTGTGTCACTGTGGCTTGCAGCTCCCACAGTGCCACACTCTGCCAACTTGGAGACATTTTGATCTCTTGCTGCCTTTCCTTTTATGTTTCGGGTTAGGCTGTGACGTGTTAGCTTTTATAGCGCCCCCTTCAGTTTGACTTTATTGACTCCCACTTGCCTGCCAGGATCGACTCGGCTTGTTCATTTACACGTGTAGCTGGTGGGCACCCAGGTGGTGTCAGGACTGGCGCGCCATCTCGGGTTCTAATCCTGCTTGTGGAGACTTTGCATGtctgccacccccccccccccacacacaccctGGAGATGCTCAGGTTGGGTTAAGCACCCCCTTGTAGTGGTGGCGGGTGCCCAGTCCAcgggtgggttcctgccttgaaccctgtgcCACTTCCAGCCCCCCCACATCGCCCACCACACTACTAGGGTTTGTCAGGTGAGTGCCGGACAGTTTCATTTGCACACAGCGCCCCCTAATGTGTTTGGCATGCCCAGCCCGTGacgctgattggctgctgctactTTCCTCATTGATTCCAGGTAAGTGCTCTTGAATTTGTGTCACTCAATGCCACTCAGTGCCCCCTCCATTTATTTGACAGGTGGAGGAGGAAAGCGGAAGGGCAAAAGTAAGAAGTGGAAGGAGATCCTCAAGTTCCCTCACATCAGCCAGTGTGAAGAACTACGGGAGACACTAGGTAAGTGGCACAGTGTGCCCGAGATGGCTTCAGGGTGAGTGCCAGGATATTccagacatgaaagacactatatcaaTTAAGGCTAGATGTCAAATACAAGAAGTGCCAACAGGAAATGCTAAGATAACATATCAGTGCCCCCATAAGGGGATCCAGGAGGGAGGCCTTGGCAGCAAGGAAGAAACAGACTGAAATGTGGCGGCGGTGCCAGTCATGGCAGGAAGGGACAAAACATGGCACAGCTACTTGGAATTCAGGTTGGCGCTGCCCAGCACCTGTCAGGCGAAGAAACAGTGAGAAGTGGACAATGCAGAATTAGTGAGAAAGAATCTGAAGTGCGTTGAGCAcaggaaaggcgccatataaataaCAATGCCATCTGGTGAAGGAGCCAGCAGAGAAAGACGTGCAGTGACAGTCGTCCTCCACCAGGTGGCACCCCGCCTGCTCGTTTGTATTATGAATTCAGCTTGCCGGGGGCGGAGCCTATGCAGGCTCCATTCAATGACACTGAACTGAGACAGGCTGGGCAGAGTGAGGTGGCTGTGTCACCCTGTGCCAACCACCGGGGTCATCCTAAAGATCTGTGTCACCCCCTTTCTGCTTCACACTCGGGTGACTGggcatgttgtgtgtgtgtgtgtgtctgcacgcCCAGAGGTGGCAGTGCACGTCGCTATATAAAGCACTGGCATTTCTGTGCCCGCTGACCGCTGTGCCTCCTTCTCCCCAGACAGAGACTACTCCAGCATCTGTGACAAGCAGCCCATCGGACGCCTGCTCTTCCGGCAGTTCTGTGAAGCCCACCCGGAGCTGCGCCGCTGCATAAAGTTCCTCGACTCGGTGGTGAGTAGAAGCCGTGGCACTGGCCTGGGCATGGGGATGGAGTAGAGACCACCGCGGCTACCCGTGTTTGGCTCACTGGCTTCCTGGGCACATGAAGGGCCATCAGACAAAAGAGGGTCCATCCATGTTCTGATGCCAGGTGGGACGCTGGTGCCagcaggagaagaggaggaagccCAGCGCTTCTCTTGTTTTTATGGTGTCTGAGGACTCACTGATTCAAGGACCACTCGTGACAAAGGGGTGAATTACTGGGTCTGCTGTCAGGACTGGTCACTCCGTTACTGGACCTGTTTGTGCTGCTTGGGAAGGTGGACAGTCCACTTTTGGGCTTTGCCCCTCCTCCGTCAGTCTAGGGACAGGTCACTCATCTGCTTTAGGACTGTGGGGTCACTCCGTGTTATTGGGAAAGGCCATCACCCTTTTAGAGACGGTCAGCCCAGTGTCCGGGCTTAGTCACCAACTGGTTAACTGTTTACTCTTGTGTTGAGTGACCAGTCCAGTTGTGGTCATTGACTTAGGACTACTTGCTCCATTTTTGCGCCTCTTCTGGGCTGGTCAGTCTATTTAGTTTGGTGTGGTCACTGTATGTTATTGGGCCTGACAGTGCTGGTAGGAATGGTCACTCTTTTAGAAATGGTCGGTCCATTTCTGGGACTTGGCAATGACCTTTCAGGGCTGGTCACTCTTTGTGGAGTAATCTGTCCCTTTACAGCCCTGAAAGGTCATTGACTTGGGACTAGTTGGTCACTCTTTGCAGTGTGGTCACTTCATCACTGGGCCTGACAGTGCTGGTAGGACAGGTCACTTTTTAAGGAGTGACCAGTCCCATCGTGGCCCTGGTTGGTCTGCTCACATCATTTCTGAGACTCCTGGCTACTGAGGGTCTTGCCACACAGCCCCCCAGTGGTGACGTTGGCCCTCGGTCCCAGGTGGTCACTTTTGCTGTCTTTGTCTTCACCGAGCTCTGTGTGCCCTCTGATGTGCCCGTCCTCTCTGGTGCCCTCTTGTGTCTCCGCAGGCCGAGTATGAAGTCACTCCGGATGAGAAGCTCGCCGACAGCGGCCGTGAGATCGCCAGGCGGTTCCTCAGCCAGGAGGTAAGCAGTCTGCCATCGTAGAGCCCCGCCGGGCACAAGCACTCATCCTGGCACCCTGGCGACGTTGCTGACCTCTGCTGTTTCTGTCCCCCAACCCACAGTCTTCAGAGTACGTCAGCCATCTTCCCGAGGAGCTCGTGTGTCGCACGAAGGAGACGCTCGAAGTCAAGGCCAGCAAGGAGCTCTTTGCCCAGTGTGTCACGTGAGTGTCCACCATCTTGAGAGCTGAGGGTCTGCAACAGGAGGACGGGACCCTCTGGCAGGACGGACAGAATCTCACAGCTGCCTTATTGCTGGGGCTGATTGGAATTGAGGGCCTGAGAGTGGCACACCTCAGCGCTGGCACTCTGGGGTACTTGGGCACTTTATGAGGGGGGGGGGTTTAAAAACAAGCCACCTAACGCAATGGAACTTCAGCCAAAAATGAGTTACGGAACAGAGAGACAGACGCTGGCACACTGCCAGTTTGCTTTTCAATTATTTTGGCATTGCCTGCCCAACGTGATCGtttgcatatatacagtacatacataaacatCGGGTTCAATGCCAGTCCATTGGAGGGCAGACTCATGCCAGGTATAACTCACAGGCTAGTTGGACAGCCACACAGTTGTAGGGAGGACAGATACAGTAAGACTTGAACCCGGGTCTGGTGATGCTGCCACCCACTGGTTAATGACCTCACCACAAGCACACTGGGCATGTGCTGTAGTAAACGTGCTGGTAAGGCGCTATATGCACATGCGGTATACATCACCGTGGTCTCTAGAGGACTGGCATGACCCATCTGTGCCAGGCAGTTGTAACATAACAAGTCCAAGGTGGACACCTTCATCAGCACTGGCACTGAGTGCCCATGTTCATTTGAATCAAGTGAGCCCGCTAGCGTCTCGAGTTTTTCAATTACTCAGCCTTCTCTCGTTTGATGCCCCTCATGCCCGGTACTGTCAGCTCATCCATAACTCGGATGTTTCAATCGCCAGCAGTGAGCCTGGAATGTGTGGCTTGGTGGGACACTTTGTGAAGCCccctgtaaggcgctatataatgacaGGTGCAGATAGGAGGTGCTAGAGAGCTGAGCGAGGGTCCATCGACAAGTAGAGCAGGGCTTTAAATGAAGAGAGCCAGCTCTGAAATGGTGTAGTAGGTGGGATAGCGATGGAGAAAATCCTAAGTTGTGCGGGTAACACCCACACGCCAAGCCTGAGCTGGGCAAACGTGGAGAGCACTGAGGTTCAAGACAGGCTGGGCATGAAAGGATCACATGTTGTGGAGTTGAGTAGCTGGACCAAGGCTTAAGATTGTGAGACTGgactggcgtagttggcaggataccCAGAAAGAGACAAGTTATGCAGGCCACACCCACAAGACCAGACCGAGTTGAACCAAGGTTTGATACAAATGGATCAGCTATGGTGAGACTGgactggcgtagtcagcaggatggccAGCCAACAGGGAAAGGCTCAGGTTGTGCAGGTGAGGGTTGGGTTTTAATGTCGACTAAGACCAGGGTTCATGAACCACATGTTGAGTTCTTATGAATTATGGAGGAGCGATGGCCGAGGGCTGAGGACAAGTCAAAGAGGGAAAGCCCCAGGGAACTGCTTGACGTCTTCAGGTTTTGAGATGCGACAGAAGGTAACTGGAGTTGGGTCATTCAGGGGGAGGAGTAAAGGGAGACCTTTAAGGACAGATGGCGTGGGCACCGTCCCGTTTGGGCTGTTTAACCCTTTGCGTCTCCCCAGGTGTGTCCAGAGCTTCCTGAGCGgtgagccttttctgcagttccAGGACTCTGTGCAGTTTGACCGTTTTCTGCAGTGGAAGTGGCTGGAGAGGTAAGTAAGTGTCACTCGCTGCCAACGGCCTTGGTATTCCTGCCCAGAAGTGGCTAACCTCATCTGTCCCCCTTTTGTCTTCCAGGCAGCCCGTCACAAAGAACACCTTCCGACAATACCGGGTCCTCGGGAAAGGAGGCTTTGGCGAGGTACGTGGCAGGTTTCAGCTGGTTTGAATGTGGAAGTGGGCATCTATCACGAAAGTGAGCACCAAATGGGCTGGCAGGCCTCTGCATGCGCCACTCGACTGGAGGACGAGTTACCAGCTACACACATGTGCTCCATAGCAGGAGCGCCCCCTGGTGTCTTGGTAATGACTCAGGTGAAAGAGGGCACATCCAGGCCTTTGGCACAGCGTGAGTGGCATGCTGTGTGGCATGCTGAGTGTCAGCCCCAAACTCCATTGACTATCCTGCTGGTACCAGTCCTGGTCCCCATTCCCACGTGCTGCTTCTCTGCCAACTCAGGTATGTGCGTGCCAGGTCCGTGCCACAGGGAAGATGTACGCCTGCAAGCGGCTGGAGAAGAAGCGCATCAAAAAGAGGAAGGGAGAGGCCATGGCACTGAACGAGAAGCAGATCCTGGAGAAAGTCAACAGCAGGTTTGTAGTAAGTATCGGCGGGCGTGTGCCCAGCGGGAGGTGCTCTCCCTGGTGCCCACCCCACCCTCACTCTCTCTTCTTGCAGGTCAACCTGGCCTATGCCTACGAAACCAAGGATGCCCTCTGCCTGGTGCTCACCATCATGAACGGCGGAGACCTCAAGTTCCATATCTACAACATGGGCAACCCCGGGTTCGAGGAGGAGCGGGCACTGTTCTACTCTGCCGAGATTCTTTGCGGCTTGGAAGACCTGCACAGGGAGTCCATTGTGTACAGGTGGGGGCAGGACCGAGTACCCATGTGGTACACGGGCTTCTGTGCCCACTGTATTGCTGATGGCCTCTCTTTGATGTTTTGATTTTCAGAGACTTGAAGCCTGAAAATATCCTGCTGGATGATTACGGTAAGCGTGTGCCCACTGATGCCTTCTGGGCACACAATATACAGAGGGCACAAAGAGCATGCTCTGCATGGGACTGTGGGACTGTGTCTGTCCCCTCGGTATGCCAATGACTGTCACCTGCTTTCTCTCTTAAGGCCACATCCGCATATCTGACCTGGGGCTGGCAGTGAAGATCCCCGAAGGTGAAACAATACGAGGCAGAGTGGGCACCGTGGGGTACATGGGTAAGTGGGCAGTATTGAGGGTGCCAGAGTCTCAAGGGTGGCACAGGACTGTTGACTGCATGAAGACCACCTGTGGGTGCCAGCTCCCCACAAGCTTGGTGGTCTGACTGTCTCACAAAAGGTGGCACCGTCTGAGAGGTGGTTGGCATCACCCATGTCCACCAACCATGCTGTGCCACCTCACATGTGCCCATCTTGACCCCTGATCtccatcctttttctttctttcccaccAAAGCTCCCGAAGTGCTCAACAACCAGCGCTACGCCCTGAGCCCGGACTACTGGGGGCTCGGCTGCCTGATCTACGAGATGATCGCCGGGCAGTCACCATTCCGGGGGCGCAAGGAGAAGGTGAAGCGGGAGGAAGTGGACAAGAGGGTCCTGGAGTCCCAGGAGGTCTACTCCGACAAGTTCTCCGAAGTGGCGATGTCCGTGTGTAAAATGGTAGCCACCCCGAGCCTACGCTCAGTGCCCACTCTGGCCCTCGTGCCCGGCGCCCAAATGTTTTCTTGCCCTTCTCAGACTCAGGTCTGCTGCTCTGCTTTTGTCTTGCAGTTACTCACCAAAGACTTCGCCAGCCGCCTGGGGTGCCGAGGAGAAAATGCCAGCGAGGTGAAGCGCCACCCCTTCTTCAGGACCATCAACTTCAAGCGCCTTGAAGCGGGCATGTTGGAGCCCCCGTTTGTTCCAGATGTAAGTAATGCCACCGACACGGGAACTGGCATGAGTGAGTTGCCAGTGCGGGTGCCCCCCCTTTGTTAGGCCCTCACATGTGTGGGGGAGAGCTGGCTCTTTTAGGCAGGAGGGTCTCAGAAGTGATGGTGTTTTAGAGTGCCCGTCACTATGTGCTTTACTGTAGATGATTATTCACACAATGGGTGAGCCTGGCATGATGACGCTTTGGGTTTTTGATGCCCCAACTACCTGCTGTTTGGTGTCCACCATCTTCATATTGGAAGGCAGAGATGGATACCAACTCAGACCCATGTGTTTCCTTTCCTCACATGTGGCACCTTTGCCAGTCTAGCTGGTGGCCTACCTCGGCCATGCCAGTCTGTTTCACCCAATCCCAGTGCCCTCTCTTTACTGTTTTCCCCCCTCCAGCCCCGGGCCGTCTACTGCAAGGACGTTCTGGACATCGAGCAGTTCTCCACCGTCAAGGGTGTGAACCTCGACCAAACCGACGACGACTTCTACTCCAAATTTGCCACGGGCTCAGTGCCGATACCTTGGCAGAATGAGGTGAGTGCCAGTGCCACAATGGGGCTTGGGGGTCTCTCCTCCAAGCCTAACCAGCCACTGACTGCTCGTCTTTCCCACTCCAGATGATAGAAACCGAGTGCTTCAAGGAGCTCAACATGTTTGGAGCAAATGGGGGTCTCCCTCCAGACCTCGACAGGACCTGCACACCCGAGCCCCCCAAGAAGGGCCTGCTGCAGCGGCTCTTCAGGCGGCAGGTAAGCTACAACCGGGGGGGTGGGGCGCCATCAGGGTCGAGACAGACACCTAGACGTTGCCATGGCAACTTGGCTCGGTCACTTCAAAAGACAGCGAGCAGTGGACAATGACGGTCATCCAGGTGACAACACGAGGGGAGGGGGTCTCACTCTTCAGTACGCCCCCTCCATGAAGCACAAACGCTAATCTGAAGATCTGCTGAGGAATTCTCTGGGGGCGGCGGGTATCAAACGCGGTGGTCTTTGTACCGGGGGTCTTCCCCGAGTGTGTGTGGCATCATTGGTCTCATATGGGGACTTCAACCAGGGTGAGCCACACCACCCATCCCTTTCCTCCATGCCAGGACGTGGACGCAGGTCTCAGGAGTTACAAGTTCTCAGCTTTGCCAAGCACTAGCAATGGTGGTCTCTGAAGAATCTGAGACATTTTCAGGGGTCGTTGTTGGAAGACCCCCCCCCCTGCCCCCCTGTGTAAATTGTCCAGCAGAGCCAGTCCTGCCCCACAATGCACTGCGGCGCTGCGTTATAAGCTTTGGGCTTTATGGAATCCTTAGGAAGTGCTGGAATTCCCAGCTGGCTGAACTTGAACTTCCCGTTGTGGCAGGTGAGCCTGCGCTTCAGGATTTTAACACCAGGTGGCAGCAGACTGACTGGCCCTGTCATTTACATGAAGGGGACTGCAGCCCTGGCACCAGCACCTGCCCGGGTCTCCACTGGCATTGTGCCCAGGCAGTTTCCTTCTTGAATAGCTGGCACCTCTGGTGGCAGTGCCATTTACTCGAAGTCTTTGTCCCAGACTCAGTTGCTGCTGCCCTGCAGTCCATGGTGCTGAACGCAGAGATGAGTGTGTGACGATGATGAGGACCTACTGAAGGGGACGCTGAGGACCACCAGTCTTGATTTGAACCTGGTCACTTGCTGTGACAACTTGTAGAACTGGGCCTACTTCATGGTCCACTTCATCCATCTCATGACATGTCCCCCTGCCCTATGTGCCACTGCTAGTGTGATACACGACCCCCCAGTATATGCCATACCCCCATCCCccaccagtagggggcaccactcCGGTTTTCTGacatctcttttatttttctccctcttccagCATCATCAACAGAATGACAGGAGCAGCCCTTCCAACTCCAAGGCCCACTCTAATCACCATGGCAACTCCAATCACATGACGTCCAACTCCACGGAGGGCAgctagtggggggggggggggggcggagtcTCAATGGCACCTGTCCGAGGTGGGAGCCACACTTGCACTCAGGTCAAGATGTCGGAGTTTGGTCTCATCGTCGGACCACTGCAATAGAAATGACTTGCACGTCTTTATGAGTCGCCTGCCCACCCACCCGCCCACCAAGATGGGGGAGAACTTTTAAAAATTCCTCTTGACGTCCCCGtttacattttgtacatttgtatCCAAATGAATCTGGGATGAAATCACCGAGTGGACGGTCTTCCACGCGGGTAGAGGTGGCACAAGGGGGTGGCACGTAGACTTCCCTTGAGAGACCCTGCGTGTCCACGTGTGCCGCGCTGTCTACACGTGCATGTGTGCGCCTGAGCCACAAGAGGGCGGCATCCCCATCGGACCCTGAGGTGGGGCCTCCCGCTAGTAGAAACACACAAGTGGAGGAGGTAGGAATTGGAATGGAGCGGGAGTGCCGTGAGGTGTGTGCCGGAGGGGAGGAGTTTGTGTGGGAGGGgaggagtttgcatgtgtggAGGGGAGGGGTTTGTATGTGGAGGGGAGGCGTTTGTATGAGAGGGGAGGAGTTTGTGTGGGAGGGGAGGAGTTTGTGTGAGAGGGGAGGACTTTGTGTGAGAAGGGAGGGGTTTGTGTGAGAGGGGAGGAGTTTGTGTGGGAGGGGAGGGGTTTGTGTGAGAGGGGAGGGGTGTGCGTCGGAGGGGAGGGGTTTGTGTGAGAGGGGAGGGGTTTGTGTGGGAGGGGAGGAGTTTGTGTGAGAGGGGAGGAGTTTGTATGTGTGGAGGGGAGGAGTTTGTGTGGGAGGGGAGGAGTTTGTATGTGTGGAGGGGAGGGGTTTGTGTGGGAGGGGAGGAGTTTGTGTGTGGAGCGCGAGCGGCATGGTGACCTCAAACCGGAGTTGCTTTGGtttctttgtttgatttttttttttttggatttcaattcatttgaataaaaaaatattttatgaagctCATGTCCCAGCTGACACTTTGACAATACACGTGGAATCAGTGCGGCATGCCAGTGGGCCGAGTG of the Erpetoichthys calabaricus chromosome 2, fErpCal1.3, whole genome shotgun sequence genome contains:
- the LOC114669404 gene encoding G protein-coupled receptor kinase 5 isoform X1, translating into MELENIVANTVLLKAREGGGGKRKGKSKKWKEILKFPHISQCEELRETLDRDYSSICDKQPIGRLLFRQFCEAHPELRRCIKFLDSVAEYEVTPDEKLADSGREIARRFLSQESSEYVSHLPEELVCRTKETLEVKASKELFAQCVTCVQSFLSGEPFLQFQDSVQFDRFLQWKWLERQPVTKNTFRQYRVLGKGGFGEVCACQVRATGKMYACKRLEKKRIKKRKGEAMALNEKQILEKVNSRFVVNLAYAYETKDALCLVLTIMNGGDLKFHIYNMGNPGFEEERALFYSAEILCGLEDLHRESIVYRDLKPENILLDDYGHIRISDLGLAVKIPEGETIRGRVGTVGYMAPEVLNNQRYALSPDYWGLGCLIYEMIAGQSPFRGRKEKVKREEVDKRVLESQEVYSDKFSEVAMSVCKMVATPSLRSVPTLALVPGAQMFSCPSQTQVCCSAFVLQLLTKDFASRLGCRGENASEVKRHPFFRTINFKRLEAGMLEPPFVPDPRAVYCKDVLDIEQFSTVKGVNLDQTDDDFYSKFATGSVPIPWQNEMIETECFKELNMFGANGGLPPDLDRTCTPEPPKKGLLQRLFRRQHHQQNDRSSPSNSKAHSNHHGNSNHMTSNSTEGS
- the LOC114669404 gene encoding G protein-coupled receptor kinase 5 isoform X2, coding for MELENIVANTVLLKAREGGGGKRKGKSKKWKEILKFPHISQCEELRETLDRDYSSICDKQPIGRLLFRQFCEAHPELRRCIKFLDSVAEYEVTPDEKLADSGREIARRFLSQESSEYVSHLPEELVCRTKETLEVKASKELFAQCVTCVQSFLSGEPFLQFQDSVQFDRFLQWKWLERQPVTKNTFRQYRVLGKGGFGEVCACQVRATGKMYACKRLEKKRIKKRKGEAMALNEKQILEKVNSRFVVNLAYAYETKDALCLVLTIMNGGDLKFHIYNMGNPGFEEERALFYSAEILCGLEDLHRESIVYRDLKPENILLDDYGHIRISDLGLAVKIPEGETIRGRVGTVGYMAPEVLNNQRYALSPDYWGLGCLIYEMIAGQSPFRGRKEKVKREEVDKRVLESQEVYSDKFSEVAMSVCKMLLTKDFASRLGCRGENASEVKRHPFFRTINFKRLEAGMLEPPFVPDPRAVYCKDVLDIEQFSTVKGVNLDQTDDDFYSKFATGSVPIPWQNEMIETECFKELNMFGANGGLPPDLDRTCTPEPPKKGLLQRLFRRQHHQQNDRSSPSNSKAHSNHHGNSNHMTSNSTEGS